A DNA window from Arachis hypogaea cultivar Tifrunner chromosome 18, arahy.Tifrunner.gnm2.J5K5, whole genome shotgun sequence contains the following coding sequences:
- the LOC112772550 gene encoding callose synthase 1-like isoform X1 has protein sequence MSSSPSLKVRSFWHIFKSFDRMWGFFILCLQAMIIVAWNGSGNPSAIFNGDVFKKVLSVFITAVILKLGQATLDVILSWKEREGELEKRELTTISSCPLSPVLLLHSQVCGTY, from the exons ATGTCGAGCTCGCCGTCACTGAAGGTAAGGTCATTTTGGCatattttcaaaagttttgatCGCATGTGGGGCTTCTTCATTTTGTGCTTACAG GCAATGATTATTGTTGCATGGAATGGATCTGGGAATCCAAGTGCAATTTTTAATGGTGATGTCTTCAAGAAGGTGCTGAGTGTGTTTATAACAGCAGTCATATTGAAACTTGGACAAG CTACTCTGGATGTGATTCTCAGTtggaaagagagagagggagaactTGAAAAGAGAGAGCTCACCACCATTTCTTCCTGTCCCCTTTCCCCTGTTCTGCTTCTACATTCCCAg GTGTGTGGCACTTATTAG
- the LOC112772550 gene encoding callose synthase 1-like isoform X2 has product MSSSPSLKVRSFWHIFKSFDRMWGFFILCLQAMIIVAWNGSGNPSAIFNGDVFKKVLSVFITAVILKLGQATLDVILSWKEREGELEKRELTTISSCPLSPVLLLHSQI; this is encoded by the exons ATGTCGAGCTCGCCGTCACTGAAGGTAAGGTCATTTTGGCatattttcaaaagttttgatCGCATGTGGGGCTTCTTCATTTTGTGCTTACAG GCAATGATTATTGTTGCATGGAATGGATCTGGGAATCCAAGTGCAATTTTTAATGGTGATGTCTTCAAGAAGGTGCTGAGTGTGTTTATAACAGCAGTCATATTGAAACTTGGACAAG CTACTCTGGATGTGATTCTCAGTtggaaagagagagagggagaactTGAAAAGAGAGAGCTCACCACCATTTCTTCCTGTCCCCTTTCCCCTGTTCTGCTTCTACATTCCCAg ATTtga